Proteins encoded within one genomic window of Epinephelus lanceolatus isolate andai-2023 chromosome 9, ASM4190304v1, whole genome shotgun sequence:
- the msmbl gene encoding beta-microseminoprotein-like gives MSLTATMKYLALAFLLCALAPLSNGACFGWKIEPGLTHCQDTVDGTWHAVGSSWRNSRCMDCTCGWCCTGFSTPMGFPDYCVKVFDPEACEYIVHKKDDPSVLCPVHSGVLRK, from the exons ATGAGTCTGACTGCCACTATG AAATATTTGGCTCTGGCTTTTCTGCTTTGTGCTTTGGCACCACTGTCCAATGGAGCCTGCTTCGGGTGGAAGATAGAACCAG GCCTGACCCATTGTCAGGACACTGTGGACGGGACGTGGCATGCTGTCGGATCTTCATGGAGAAACAGTCGATGCATGGACTGTACTTGCGGTTGGTGTTGCACTGG GTTCTCAACCCCCATGGGATTCCCTGACTACTGCGTGAAAGTTTTTGACCCAGAGGCTTGTGAATACATAGTGCACAAGAAGGACGACCCATCCGTACTATGTCCTGTTCATAGTGGAGTATTGAGGAAGTGA